From Clarias gariepinus isolate MV-2021 ecotype Netherlands chromosome 2, CGAR_prim_01v2, whole genome shotgun sequence, one genomic window encodes:
- the LOC128511836 gene encoding trace amine-associated receptor 13c-like → MNLKEFNWSDRCVHFSCPERSVSPAVYILLYVCSAVVVLLTVCGNLLIIISVFHFKQLHTPTNMLVLSLAVSDFLVGIFLMPLILIWTIESCWIFGRVFCSIYWLFSGLLNISVYTIALIAVDRYLALSNPFLYMNIVSVRITCVVIVFNWCLPLGYTTAILYFNGNFKSSVLCPGECFLFLNDVWSVIDLVLSFIFPLSVIIILYTLVFVIAKKHATAIRELNNCTRPKTQKITSHSMKSERKAAKVLGILVSVFLVCLLPYFIYSLLANVIELHRETFWKVLFIIYLNSTINPFIYALFYPWFRRCTKIIITLHIFKTDSGLINVLS, encoded by the coding sequence ATGAACCTGAAAGAGTTTAATTGGTCTGATCGCTGTGTGCATTTCTCCTGTCCAGAGAGATCTGTATCTCCTGCAGTttatatcttactgtatgtgtgttcagctgTTGTGGTTTTGCTAACAGTGTGTGGAAATCTGCTCAtcatcatctctgtttttcactttaagcagcttcacacaccgACTAACATGCTTGTGCTCTCTCTGGCTGTGTCTGATTTCCTGGTTGGCATTTTTCTAATGCCACTAATTTTAATCTGGACTATTGAGTCATGCTGGATTTTTGGAAGAGTTTTCTGCAGCATCTACTGGCTGTTTAGTGGTCTTCTCAATATATCAGTCTATACAATTGCTTTAATCGCTGTGGATCGGTATTTGGCTCTCTCAAACCCCTTTCTTTATATGAACATTGTCTCCGTGAGAATCACTTgtgttgtaattgtttttaactGGTGTCTACCGCTGGGCTATACTACAGCAATCCTATATTTTAATGGGAATTTCAAAAGTTCTGTCTTGTGTCCTGGAGagtgttttctctttcttaatGACGTTTGGTCTGTAATTGATCTTGTGTTatcctttatatttccactttctgtcataatcatattgtatactctggtttttgtgattgctaagaaacatgccactgctatcAGAGAGCTTAATAATTGCACACGgcctaaaacacagaaaatcacctcacactcaatgaaatctgagagaaaagcagctaaagtcctcggcattttagtgtctgtgtttctggtgtgtttacttccatattttatttacagtttattagcCAATGTTATTGAATTACACAGAGAAACATTTtggaaagttttatttattatttatcttaattccaccattaatccatttatttatgctttgtTTTACCCATGGTTTAGGAGGTGCACGAAAATAATTATAACTCTGCACATATTTAAAACAGACTCTGGATTAATCAATGTTctttcatga
- the LOC128513306 gene encoding trace amine-associated receptor 1-like: MDNIIKLDILEEPPRCFSSLNTSCIKLAYPLEIRLFLYILFSISCLITVFGNLLVIITVLHFRQLHTSTNYLILSLAVADLLVGGVVMPPSMIRSVETCWYLGSTFCKIHSSLDVTVCTASVINLCIISLDRYYAVCHPLLYHSKMTPSTIRFMIVVCWGISAFVGFGMIFLELNILGNEKFYYSNVHCEGACMVFQTKVAAIVFPMFSFYMPAVIMLCVYIKILRTAQRQARAIQSTNAQSKKADEKSSMSKSERKATKTLAIIVGVFLTSWVPFYVCNCVDPFAGYSVPPVVFDIFLWIGYFNSTFNPIVYAFFYSWFRHAFRVILSGEIFQANSSHTRLF; encoded by the coding sequence ATGGACAATATCATCAAGTTGGATATATTAGAGGAGCCTCCACGTTGTTTCAGTTCACTTAATACATCATGCATAAAGTTAGCTTATCCTTTGGAAATCAGACTTTTTCTCTACATCCTCTTTAGCATTTCTTGTCTTATCACTGTGTTTGGAAACCTCCTTGTGATTATAACTGTTTTACATTTCAGACAATTACACACATCAACTAAttatctcattctctctctggCTGTCGCTGATCTGCTTGTAGGAGGAGTAGTGATGCCTCCTAGCATGATACGCTCTGTGGAAACTTGCTGGTATTTAGGAagtacattttgtaaaatacacaGCAGTTTGGATGTCACTGTATGCACTGCATCCGTTATAAACCTGTGTATTATTTCTTTGGACAGATATTATGCTGTATGTCATCCACTTTTGTACCACAGTAAAATGACTCCTAGTACCATTAGATTCATGATTGTAGTGTGCTGGGGTATTTCTGCATTTGTTGGGTTTGGAATGATATTTTTGGAGCTTAACATTCTTGGAAATGAAAagttttattacagtaatgtccATTGTGAAGGTGCATGTATGGTTTTTCAAACTAAAGTGGCAGCAATTGTGTTTCCaatgttttccttttatatGCCTGCAGTAATCATgctttgtgtgtatataaaaatctTACGCACTGCACAAAGACAAGCTCGTGCAATTCAATCTACAAATGCACAGTCAAAAAAAGCTGATGAAAAATCCAGTATGAGCAAATCAGAAAGGAAGGCAACAAAAACATTGGCCATAATTGTGGGAGTTTTTCTTACTTCCTGGGTGCCATTCTATGTCTGTAACTGCGTAGATCCATTTGCAGGATATTCAGTTCCTCCAGTTGTGTTTGATATTTTCCTTTGGATTGGATATTTTAATTCAACATTCAATCCAATAGTCTATGCTTTTTTCTACAGCTGGTTTAGACACGCTTTCAGAGTCATTTTATCTGGGGAAATATTTCAGGCCAATTCATCCCACACTCGAttgttttga
- the LOC128513087 gene encoding trace amine-associated receptor 1-like: protein MDKIINLDYLQETSLCFISLNTSCFKINYSLEIRLFLYILFSTFSLITVIGNLFVIITVVHFKQLSTPTNYLVLSLAVADLLVGGVVMPPSMIRSVETCWYLGSTFCKIHSSLDVTLCTASIFNLCIISLDRYYAVCHPFLYHRKMTPNTIRFMIVLCWAISAATGFGMIFLEVNILGSEEFYYNTFLCEGACSIFQTKVAGLAFTMFCFYIPALTMLCVYLKIFRTAQRQARAIQATNTNMKAVDERNCISKSERKATKTLAIIMGVFLSSWVPFFTSSCIDPFTGYSVPPVVPDVLIWVAYFNSTCNPIVYAFFYSWFRRAFRVIWSGEIFLANSSHTRLF, encoded by the coding sequence ATGGACAAGATAATCAATTTGGATTATTTGCAGGAGActtcactttgttttatttccctTAATACGTCATGTTTTAAGATTAATTATTCTCTAGAAATTCGGCTTTTTCTCTACATCCTCTTTAGCACATTTTCTCTTATCACTGTGATTGGAAATTTGTTTGTGATCATAACTgttgtacattttaaacaattaagcACACCAACTAATTACCTGGTTCTCTCTCTGGCTGTCGCTGATCTGCTTGTAGGAGGAGTAGTGATGCCTCCTAGCATGATACGCTCTGTGGAAACTTGCTGGTATTTGGGGAGCACCTTTTGTAAAATACACAGTAGTTTGGATGTCACTCTCTGCACCGCCTCTATTTTTAACCTGTGTATTATTTCTTTAGACCGATATTATGCTGTATGTCATCCATTTCTATATCACAGAAAAATGACCCCTAACACTATTAGATTCATGATTGTACTGTGTTGGGCTATTTCTGCTGCAACTGGATTTGGCATGATATTTCTGGAGGTCAATATTCTTGGAAGTGAAGAGTTTTATTATAATACCTTCCTTTGTGAGGGTGCATGTTCAATATTTCAAACTAAAGTGGCAGGGTTGGCATTtactatgttttgtttttacatccCTGCATTAaccatgctgtgtgtgtatctgaAAATCTTTCGCACTGCACAAAGACAAGCTCGTGCAATTCAAGCTACTAATACAAATATGAAGGCTGTCGATGAAAGAAATTGCATCAGCAAGTCAGAAAGGAAGGCCACAAAAACATTAGCCATAATCATGGGAGTTTTTCTGAGCTCCTGGGTGCCATTTTTTACCTCTAGCTGCATAGATCCATTTACAGGATATTCAGTTCCACCAGTTGTGCCTGACGTATTAATCTGGGTGGCATATTTCAATTCAACATGTAATCCAATAGTGTATGCATTTTTCTACAGCTGGTTCAGACGTGCTTTTAGAGTCATTTGGTCAGGTGAAATATTCCTGGCTAATTCTTCACACACCAGATTGTTTTAA
- the LOC128541328 gene encoding trace amine-associated receptor 1-like — translation MDNIIKLDILQEPSLCFSSLNTSCVKLNYSLEVRLLLYILFSISSLITVFGNLLVIITVVHFRQLHTPTNYLILSLAVADLLVGGVVMPPSMVRSVETCWYLGSTFYRYYAVCHPFLYHRKMTPNTVRFMIVICWGISAALGFGMIFLELNILGSEDFYYNTFLCEGACMVFQTKAAASVFPIICFYMPAVIMLCVYIKILRTAQRQARAIQSTNAQTKKADEISSMSKSERKATKTLAIIVGVFLTSWVPFYICNCVDPFAGYSVPPVVFDIFLWIGYFNSTFNPIVYAFFYIWFRHAFRVILTGKIFQANSSHTRLF, via the exons ATGGACAATATCATTAAGTTGGATATATTACAGGAGCCTTCACTTTGTTTCAGTTCACTTAATACTTCATGTGTAAAGTTAAATTATTCTCTGGAAGTCAGACTTTTGCTTTACATTCTCTTTAGCATTTCTTCTCTTATCACTGTGTTTGGAAATCTCCTTGTGATCATAACTGTTGTACATTTCAGACAATTACACACTCCAACTAATTACCTTATTCTCTCTCTGGCTGTTGCTGATCTGCTTGTAGGAGGAGTAGTGATGCCTCCTAGCATGGTACGCTCTGTGGAAACTTGCTGGTATTTAGGGAGcacatttt ACAGATATTATGCTGTGTGTCATCCATTTCTATATCACAGGAAAATGACCCCTAACACTGTTAGATTCATGATTGTTATATGTTGGGGCATATCTGCAGCACTCGGGTTTGGTATGATATTTCTGGAACTAAATATTCTTGGAAGTGAAGATTTTTATTACAATACCTTCCTTTGTGAAGGTGCATGTATGGTTTTTCAAACGAAAGCAGCAGCTTCAGTGTTTCCTATTATATGCTTTTATATGCCTGCAGTAATCATgctttgtgtgtatataaaaatctTACGCACTGCACAAAGACAAGCTCGTGCAATTCAATCTACAAATGCACAGACAAAGAAAGCTGATGAAATATCCAGTATGAGCAAATCTGAAAGGAAGGCAACAAAAACATTGGCCATAATTGTAGGAGTTTTTCTTACTTCCTGGGTGCCATTTTATATTTGTAACTGCGTAGATCCATTTGCAGGATACTCAGTTCCTCCAGTTGTGTTTGATATTTTCCTTTGGATTGGATATTTTAATTCAACATTCAATCCAATAGTCTATGCTTTTTTCTACATCTGGTTTAGACACGCTTTCAGAGTCATTTTGACTGGGAAAATATTTCAGGCCAATTCATCCCACACTCGATtgttttga
- the LOC128512943 gene encoding trace amine-associated receptor 1-like, giving the protein MDNINELGILEEPSLCFSFLNTSCLKTDYPLQVRVLLYILFSTSSLITVFGNLLVIITVVHFRQLHTPTNYLVLSLAVADLLVGGVVMPPSMVRSVETCWYLGSIFCKIHSSLDVTVCTASILNLCIISLDRYYAVCHPFLYHRKMTPNTVRFMIVICWGISAALGFGMIFLELNICGSEEFYYNTFLCEGACMVFQTKAAAVVFPLLCFYIPAVIMLCVYVKIFCTARRQARAIQSTNAKMSTTVEKVGMSKSEKKATKTLAIIVGVFLMSWVPFFICDGLDPFTGYSIPQIVFDLFLWVGYFNSTCNPIVYAFFYNWFRQAFRVILSGGIFQANSSHTRLF; this is encoded by the coding sequence ATGGACAATATCAATGAATTGGGGATTTTGGAGGAACCCTCACTTTGTTTCAGTTTCCTTAATACCTCATGTTTGAAGACTGATTATCCACTTCAAGTCCGGGTTCTGCTATACATCCTATTTAGCACTTCGTCTCTTATCACTGTGTTTGGAAATCTCCTTGTGATCATAACTGTTGTACATTTCAGACAATTACACACTCCAACTAATTACCTGGTTCTCTCTCTAGCTGTCGCTGATCTGCTTGTAGGAGGAGTAGTGATGCCTCCTAGCATGGTACGCTCCGTGGAAACTTGCTGGTATTTAGGGAGCATCTTTTGTAAAATACACAGCAGTTTGGATGTTACTGTGTGCACTGCCTCTATTTTAAACTTGTGTATTATTTCTTTAGACAGATATTATGCTGTGTGTCATCCATTTCTATATCACAGAAAAATGACTCCCAACACTGTTAGATTCATGATTGTTATATGTTGGGGCATATCTGCAGCACTCGGGTTTGGTATGATATTTCTGGAACTTAATATTTGTGGAAGTGaagaattttattataatacctTCCTTTGTGAAGGTGCATGTATGGTTTTTCAAACTAAAGCGGCAGCTGTAGTGTTTCCTCTTCTATGCTTTTACATCCCTGCAGTAatcatgctgtgtgtgtatgtgaaaataTTTTGCACTGCACGAAGACAAGCTCGTGCAATTCAATCCACAAATGCAAAGATGAGCACAACTGTGGAAAAAGTTGGCATGagcaaatcagaaaaaaaggccacAAAAACATTAGCCATAATCGTGGGAGTTTTTCTGATGTCATGGGtgccattttttatttgtgacgGCTTAGATCCATTCACAGGCTATTCAATTCCTCAGATTGTGTTTGATTTATTCCTCTGGGTTGGATATTTCAACTCAACCTGTAATCCAATAGTGTATGCATTTTTCTATAACTGGTTTAGACAAGCTTTTAGAGTCATTCTTTCTGGAGGAATATTTCAAGCAAATTCATCACACACCAGATTGttttga
- the LOC128517967 gene encoding trace amine-associated receptor 1-like, with amino-acid sequence MNIGLSGSSESATLCYDTLNNSCARTVYPLPFRLSLYFLFTTIVILTVSGNMLVTFVLLFSQNPLLAATNHLILSLSVAGFLIGGFVMPHSMVRSIETCWYFGQTFCEIHTTVDVVLCNASMWHLTFISVDRYIAIFYPLHYRNLMTQTTGVAMISFSWGLGLVFGFAIVISDPEVKIRDEYHKFCVGGCFSLHAREIGVEYSIIFYFIPVCIIITAYGRIFFLAQRHSKVTHTYNKGPTISASLSAKGLKTTKTLAIVVGTFLFCWTPFFLCNIIDPIIGHSINTLLYESLMWVAYLNAMFSPLIYAFFYSWFRKTAKVLLSKLFMRM; translated from the coding sequence ATGAACATAGGCCTATCAGGATCGAGCGAGTCAGCAACCCTGTGTTATGATACTTTGAACAACTCCTGTGCTCGGACAGTGTACCCGCTCCCCTTTCGTCTTTCTTTATACTTCCTCTTCACCACTATTGTCATCCTTACTGTAAGCGGTAACATGTTAGTGACCTTTGTCCTGTTGTTTTCCCAGAATCCCCTTCTGGCAGCAACCAATCATCTgattctttctctgtctgtggcTGGGTTTTTGATAGGAGGATTTGTGATGCCACACAGCATGGTGCGCTCCATTGAAACCTGCTGGTACTTTGGTCAGACTTTCTGTGAAATTCACACCACAGTTGATGTTGTCCTGTGTAACGCCTCTATGTGGCATCTTACATTTATCTCTGTTGATCGCTACATAGCCATCTTTTATCCTCTGCACTACCGAAACCTGATGACTCAAACGACCGGTGTGGCCATGATCAGTTTCAGCTGGGGTCTTGGGTTAGTGTTTGGCTTTGCCATCGTCATTTCAGATCCTGAAGTCAAAATCCGGGATGAATATCACAAATTCTGTGTGGGAGGATGTTTTTCTTTGCATGCCAGAGAAATTGGGGTAGAATACTCTATTATTTTCTACTTTATCCCTGTATGTATCATAATCACTGCCTATGGCaggatattttttttagcacaaagaCATTCAAAAGTGACTCATACCTACAATAAAGGCCCAACGATTTCTGCATCACTGTCAGCTAAAGGTCTCAAAACTACCAAAACCCTTGCTATAGTTGTTGGAACTTTCCTTTTTTGCTGGACaccattttttttgtgcaatattaTTGACCCAATAATAGGCCATTCAATTAACACCCTTTTGTATGAATCTCTCATGTGGGTTGCATACTTAAATGCAATGTTTAGTCCtttaatttatgcatttttttatagctggtttagaaaaacagcaaaggTCCTGCTGAGCAAACTGTTCATGCGTATGTAA